The following is a genomic window from Colletotrichum lupini chromosome 5, complete sequence.
ACCTCAAACCAGACCTCGCATCAAACCCGGGAGACTTGCCTTCAAAGTCCAGAGCTCGGGCTTGATTTTGCAGCCAACAACTCAAACGCAACAACGGCTTGGACTGGCGAGGCCCGCGCCCAGGAAACACCAGCAAATGTGTTTGCGCAAAATTTCTCGGGAGCTGGCCCTGGAAGAGCTGTTCCAGATCTGAGCAATCCGACTCCTTTATCAACAAATCTTCATACCACCTCAAGATTCTCCCTCGTCGAATCCAGTGAGCATCCAGCGCTGTTGACACCCTCAGTTGCGCTTCCTGGAAACCCACCAAACTCGTTCTCGGTGTCACTCCCTCTGGTTCCCGGCTCTCAAGCCGCGCCTAGCCCTACGCTCAATATATCATCTCGACCATCATCCGGCCAGAATCCTAGACCGCCAGCGGTTCCAAGTCCGCTTATTGCTGGTCACCACACGCCACAGCCTCCTGGCGAAAGGCAAGATGCCTATTCCCATGCAGTACAGCCCGCAGGAACTAGCCGGGACTCGCTAGATAGCTTCCTTCAAGTCGTCATGGCCAAGAACCTCGACAGCTACATATCCGATCGCGGCGGCATGGCCAAACTTCCAGAAGATGGCACCACGGCACCCAGAGTACGGCTTCTCAAAGACGCCATTGAGAAGTCTGATTACTTCTACATAGTCCTTCACCAAATCCTTTGTTTATGGACGCTTGACACAAAAGCCGCACAGGACCTCCTTGGTCTTCCTCCTGACGTGACGGACAGCGCACTCGGCATTGTACAAAATGTCCTTCGGAAGAACGAAAATATGGGCCAGGACACGATTTTCTTCTTCGCAAACTTTCCAGCTAGTAGTGCCTCTGGACTTTGGCATACTGAAGCCTACCGCAACCACACTGGGGACATTTCCAGATTCCTAAACAATCTCCACGAACAGTGGAATAGGATTTTGGTTCCTGCCATGCGACCTCACTCAGGTCGAGGCTATCCTATCTTGGCAGACGAACTGCGCTATCAGCTCAAACTTCGGTCTCCGATTCTAGAGACTATTTTCTTCACCGTCACTAGGAGACATACTGGTGTCCCAGACGGGCTCATCGCCGATCAGATGACTGCGCTATTCCGACAAGATTCTCAGAACGACCAAACACAGATGTCCGAACAGGAGCAAAGGGTGTTCCAACACTCGCTAATATCGCGATACAAGATCTTGGTCAGTCAAagtcaacagcagcagcaacaacaacgGCAGCAACAACAACGGCAGCAACAACATCAAAAACGGCGAGTAGCacatcagcagcagcaacaccctcagcggcagcagcaccctcagcagcagcagcaccctCAGCAGCCCCCTCAACAACAGCACCATCAGCAACAGCCGCATCAACACCAGCAAGCTCACCTTCAACAGCAACAGGACTACGCCGTAGCAGCCGCCATAGCACAGCAGCAAACCGCAATCGGCAATCTTACTAGGATGTCTACCAACTTCTCCCCAGCACAAGCCAATGCGCCAACACCGATACAAAATTCTCCAACTCAAGGGTTTGACGTGTTTCCATCCCCAACGGCTGAAAATATGGCCGGGATGCCAAATTCCTTTAACCAACGCGCCGGACCAGTACCGTCACAGTTGAGGCTGCTCAGTCAACCCCTGACGAACCAGCCCCTGACCCCAACAGGCTCGCCTCACTACCCCAGCATGCAGTTGCCACATGTGGCACATACTCCAGGGCAGATATCTCCAGTTCTCCGAGCACCTCCAGGGGGGCTATCAATGTCTATGCCAGGCCTGACATCGCCTACACAGGCTGTCACCCCTAGAGCCCCCTCACTTCATCCGCCTGGGGTGTTTCATGATCCCGCACATTATCAGGCTCAACCCCATAATCTAGGTTATCAGCTCCTCCAGCAAGCTCGCGATGCGGAACAAAGGCGTGCCAGGTCTCGGCAACTGGATACTGCCCAGGGCCAAACCCAGGCTATGACGCAGCTGCAAGCTACGAACGTGGCCCCCCCTAGAATTCAActccatcaccaccaccatcactCCTCTCCGCGGCCCCAAGGAATACAGCAGGGGCCGTCACGTGGAGCGGCTGTGCGGACACCAGTAATGCAGCAGCAGTCTTCGCCTCAAAGTGTCGTTTCTATTTCGCATGCGAGCCCAAGAGGGTTGGGAATCACTCAGGGAGCCCCGAGTACGCAACCAACGAGGCCTCCTTCGGCTAGCTCTAGGCCCACTCGTGACGCAGCAGGACGGCTCATAGGCAACCTTTTCCGACCACCCAACGTGTCGATTCCGCTAGATCGTATACCTCATACACCTTGGGAACCAAAGGCTGTGGGAATCGCACTTCACCAAGTCCAACTTCGGAGTCCGAGAAGAGTGCCACGAGAGTTACCCAGTGCGGGAGACCAGTCAAAACCAGTGAGGTTTTATCAGTCCATCAAAGAGCTTGCTCTAGGTCCGATCGCAACACCAGCCAAGAACTGCGTGCACCGCCTCGCCTTTGTGGTGCCCGACGAGCACTGCAACAAGCTCTGCCCAATGAGCAATTTGGTTGGCGACTGTGTTCCAGTCTCGGAGTACTTTGAGGGGTCTCTTCGATACCGTCTTCGTCTCTGCGAGTCCCCAGTCAACCCGGCCGAACCGGCAACCATCTCAGAATCTGTCTGGGCAGTAGCGCAATCCTACTGGCCTGAACATATTGCTATCATGGTCAATGACAATGTCGTTGCGGTCCGTCGAAAGCAGCATAATGGGCAGCACCTGCCTGTGGAACTCACTCCATACATACTGGCTGGCACAAATTCAATATCTGTCAGCATCAGCCCCATGCCCGCGGCTCAAAAGCCAAACATGATGTACTTTATGGCTGTTGAGGTGGTTGAGACGCTGAGTCATGACAGCATTGTCAATATGGTTTTGAGCCAGGGCACAATCTCGGCGGACACGACAAAGCAAGTTATCCAGAGCCGCCTGGAACCAGTGTCTTCTGATGGGGACGATGAGCTGGTTGTGGTTGATAGCGATCTCAGCATTGATTTGGCCGACCCTTTTAGCGCCACGATATTCCAGATTCCAGCACGCGGTGTTAGCTGCACGCACATGGAGTGCTTTGATCTGATCAACTGGCTACAAACCCGACCGGCCAAGCCCAGGTGTACCGCGCACGGGGCTGGCGATGCATGCCGCGTCTGCAATCGCGGCATCGAAGGGAGACCTGAGCCTTCTTTGGTTGACAAGTGGAAGTGCCCTCTTTGCGACGGGGATGCTCGCCCGTATAGTCTTCGAGTTGATAAGTTTATGGAAGACGTTCGCAAGAGCCTCGAGGCTGAGGGCAAACTTAATACGAAGACCATTTATGTTAGGGCTGACGGAACGTGGAAAGCCAAGGAAGAGGAGGCtgatgacgacgaggaagatgaTGCAGAAAACGGGCAGCCGCCAGCCAAACGGGCCAAGACACGGCCGTCGATACCGGAGCCAGAGATCATTGAGCTAGACTGATTGCCAGGAGGCTAGAGCTTTGGACGTATGATTTGGGGCCTCGAATACGCTCCCTTTCTTGCTCTGGGAAACAAGTGTTTTTTTtgttcttttttcttttttgctTTGCGCGGGCATTGGGATGCCG
Proteins encoded in this region:
- a CDS encoding MIZ/SP-RING zinc finger, with amino-acid sequence MATSQVPSRIQTNASPPHQSSGPPPVTTISAPALAWQLANISPVVLSQSVPVGSSIYSNLPASIWAVLFINSGRYPQTLVHVPCKNRLSPIQFVPTGTFTTVAEVFPVPNTNPTEVDLFYTATLFEYTLEFHRLSSQQRVAVHSHHLTGSSSLLCYTYLLTRPTLTSVTTKPADELRPTRYMRRAFPRPAPSRLPLCRILLFAETGRDLKVQERSLFPLGIDAEPASDFDSDFSSLIRMADSSLAQDSPSLPPRSRRKPRKRPPKNKMSPHRAQQDIAGGPLSGAQVARSNETVNFLLGNRRPAWMTSQNEPASRGPHTNKGPTSRNRQGVYGVPIVPTQAPREESSTNASNPPSVLGTVVPSAFRLRPNKNLQDKSTAALESNQLITYSPYPISSSGIPQSFPSPTTPQPSLTFSFDSDCAAALPSPAPTDQPSPPTVTSNQTSHQTRETCLQSPELGLDFAANNSNATTAWTGEARAQETPANVFAQNFSGAGPGRAVPDLSNPTPLSTNLHTTSRFSLVESSEHPALLTPSVALPGNPPNSFSVSLPLVPGSQAAPSPTLNISSRPSSGQNPRPPAVPSPLIAGHHTPQPPGERQDAYSHAVQPAGTSRDSLDSFLQVVMAKNLDSYISDRGGMAKLPEDGTTAPRVRLLKDAIEKSDYFYIVLHQILCLWTLDTKAAQDLLGLPPDVTDSALGIVQNVLRKNENMGQDTIFFFANFPASSASGLWHTEAYRNHTGDISRFLNNLHEQWNRILVPAMRPHSGRGYPILADELRYQLKLRSPILETIFFTVTRRHTGVPDGLIADQMTALFRQDSQNDQTQMSEQEQRVFQHSLISRYKILVSQSQQQQQQQRQQQQRQQQHQKRRVAHQQQQHPQRQQHPQQQQHPQQPPQQQHHQQQPHQHQQAHLQQQQDYAVAAAIAQQQTAIGNLTRMSTNFSPAQANAPTPIQNSPTQGFDVFPSPTAENMAGMPNSFNQRAGPVPSQLRLLSQPLTNQPLTPTGSPHYPSMQLPHVAHTPGQISPVLRAPPGGLSMSMPGLTSPTQAVTPRAPSLHPPGVFHDPAHYQAQPHNLGYQLLQQARDAEQRRARSRQLDTAQGQTQAMTQLQATNVAPPRIQLHHHHHHSSPRPQGIQQGPSRGAAVRTPVMQQQSSPQSVVSISHASPRGLGITQGAPSTQPTRPPSASSRPTRDAAGRLIGNLFRPPNVSIPLDRIPHTPWEPKAVGIALHQVQLRSPRRVPRELPSAGDQSKPVRFYQSIKELALGPIATPAKNCVHRLAFVVPDEHCNKLCPMSNLVGDCVPVSEYFEGSLRYRLRLCESPVNPAEPATISESVWAVAQSYWPEHIAIMVNDNVVAVRRKQHNGQHLPVELTPYILAGTNSISVSISPMPAAQKPNMMYFMAVEVVETLSHDSIVNMVLSQGTISADTTKQVIQSRLEPVSSDGDDELVVVDSDLSIDLADPFSATIFQIPARGVSCTHMECFDLINWLQTRPAKPRCTAHGAGDACRVCNRGIEGRPEPSLVDKWKCPLCDGDARPYSLRVDKFMEDVRKSLEAEGKLNTKTIYVRADGTWKAKEEEADDDEEDDAENGQPPAKRAKTRPSIPEPEIIELD